The Candidatus Delongbacteria bacterium region TGACTTCAACGGGGAGTATTTTATCACTTAACTGTAATAGATAATCCAATTCTGCATTGCTGCTTTTTGACTCTCTTGCCCAGTAATATAGCGACGCTTTCCTGTAAGGGTTGCCCGAAGAGAGTAATTCCTGCCCTGTGAACTGCTCCGCTACCGCTCCTTTGAAAATGGCTGTGAGGTCAGATTCACTCGCTGTTTCTCCATATATACCGCTGATCGAATGTAAAATTCCCACATCAAGGAAGATTAGCTTGAAGAAATTGTCTTTTACACCTGATTCAAGAGGAAGTCCGGCACCGCTTGTTTTTTTTACTTTTGTAATGACACCGGCTGTTTCGAGTAGTTCTACAGCTTCTTTCAGTTCTCTGGATTTTATTGTATTGTCAACTCTGGCATATACGAATTTCTGTCCTATCATCTTTGGTACGGCATTAAATATTTTAGAAAGATTAGGATGTTTTGAATCGGAAGCATACTTTGCAAAATCATCTGAATATGTTTCAATTATAAGACTCTGTATCTTCTGGCATTTAATTATATTTCCCGACTCGACATATTCCTTTACTACAGCGGGCATTCCGCCTATAAGAAAATATTTTCTGACAAGTCCGTTGAGTTTTTCGTGCAGGGCATCAGGCAGTTTTATTAAATTTTCGGGAAGTGATATATGTGACCGCAGCTTATCTTCACCTAATGCATCAAGGAATTCACTGAAAGTTAGAGGATACATGTAAAGGTACTGTATTCTTCCCACAGGCATTTTGATATTTTCTCTTTTTAGAGCAAATTCAAGAAGAGAACCTGCACCGATTATATGAATATCGGGTCTTTCCTCATAAAAATATCTTAAGGCTGTAATTGCTTTCGGACATTCCTGTATCTCATCAAGAAATATGA contains the following coding sequences:
- a CDS encoding ATP-binding protein, translating into MIGRKIYKSLLEWKKEDNRRPILMRGARQVGKTFIIELFGKNEFKNLITINFERNPKHKEIFTTLVPGEIIEKIMLFTQQDIIPGKTLIFLDEIQECPKAITALRYFYEERPDIHIIGAGSLLEFALKRENIKMPVGRIQYLYMYPLTFSEFLDALGEDKLRSHISLPENLIKLPDALHEKLNGLVRKYFLIGGMPAVVKEYVESGNIIKCQKIQSLIIETYSDDFAKYASDSKHPNLSKIFNAVPKMIGQKFVYARVDNTIKSRELKEAVELLETAGVITKVKKTSGAGLPLESGVKDNFFKLIFLDVGILHSISGIYGETASESDLTAIFKGAVAEQFTGQELLSSGNPYRKASLYYWARESKSSNAELDYLLQLSDKILPVEVKSGSIGRMKSMNLYFEEYKPENGIKISQSPYQITDKIVSLPLYSIDLLYSDYFRNK